The sequence below is a genomic window from Equus caballus isolate H_3958 breed thoroughbred chromosome 11, TB-T2T, whole genome shotgun sequence.
TGGCCTAGACGTTTGGTGATGCCAACGAGCAGACGTGGGTCAAGCCTGGGCAGGAGAGCTATATGCTAAAGGTGGCTGCCCTTTTTACAGTGGAATCCCTACTTTTGGCAGCGCCCCCCACTGTGGTTTCCAGGACTCATTTGTGTTTTTTGGCGAAGTGCACATCACTGATTCTATTGCTGGTTCTGTTTGTTTATAGCTTTTTGCAacattacatttatttacatttaaatcgCTTTTGCAGCCATCGTACAGCCCCACACGGTGGATTATAAGATTATGCGAAGATCATCATTCTTCCATGTTTATTAGCATCGAGGCGAGTCAACCTGGGGGCCAGAAGCCATGATGCCCTTAATGGGTGGGAAGTACCTTCCAGAACACACACACCCAACCCGCCCAGCATACTCAGGCAGGCTGATGCTTTTCAGGAACCCATTcgagatttaaaaatgtatataaatcaaCATCGTCTACACCAGCCTGCCTGTACCCTCTGGCTGGGCCCACTCTCATGACCCAGCTAGGGTTTCTCTGAGGCAAcagttctgtttcttcctctctagCACCCTAAGACCCAGAGCTTTTCTGTTCTTCAAACCTCAGTCATACTAAATTTCATCCCTAGGGcacttttccttttataaagTCTTGTCTCGCGCCCCACCTCTCTTAATCCTTGGGCATCTGGGTCTGTACAATCTCTAGTCCTGCTAGCGAGTCCCCTCTCCTCTGTTTATATCTGCAGAAGGAGCTCTATATTTCTTCCCTCTTAATTACTGGGTTTTTGAAAGAATCAGCGGCTGTCACCAAAGCTGCTTAAGTAGGAGACTTGGAATTGGGGGTGCCTACAGGACAATGTCTTGCAAGAAGCCTGGCACCTCCTCCTGTGCAAGTCTTTGCCTAGCCAATCGAGCCATGGGCCATTCCTGATGTGTTGACTGTCCCATCATCTGTGCATACATTAAAAGCATAAAAGCATGTTTTGCTCCCCTCTGGTCATGCTTATCAGCTCTCTTCTCAGGCTCCCAGCTGAGGTCTGAGTCCAGGGCgtgattccttccttccttccagacaGCAGCGAGATGAAGAGACGCCCGAGGACTTCTTCTATTTCATTGACTTTCAGAGACACAATGCTGAGATTGCTGCTTTCCATCTGGACAGGTAGGGTTTGGCCCCATGGAGATGACGTTGACTGCAAGGGCCAATCCACATCAGGTGGGACCTCCCTGGCATTTCTTCTTTCCAGCTCCTTATCTTCTTCATGAACCTCAGTGATGCCTTCTAACCCAACACATCCCCTCCAACCCCATGGGTTGGAAAACACAAGGTCTTTTAATGTACTGAAAAGAACAACTTACAAAGAAAACTAACTCTGCCAGGCTGCTCAAGCTGCCAGCTTGGGCCTGACATTGTCCTTTGCTCTCTTTACCTGATCCAAGGAGTCTTAAGGTTGTAGCATTTAAAAGTGAAAGCACATTCCTAAACTTCCTAGCTCCTCCTAGTTGCCTATTATTACTACTCAAGGTGTGGTCTGTGGACTGGCAGCCTGAGCACCGCCCAGGAGCTgttcagaaatgcagaatctcagcctCACCCTGGCCCCACTGAGTTTGAGCCTGTATTTGAACAAGACTCCAGGTGACTCATCTGCACATTGAAGTATGAACTCTGACCTAGAACACAGCTTGGATGGTGGGAAGGTTTGCCGAGGAGGCTTGATGGAATAAGGATTCCTTTTCCACCCCTTTAGATGTAGGTTTGGGCACTGTAGGTGTGGGCACTGTAGGTGTCAGCTCAGCACTGCAGAGACCCCCTCAGCTGGGTATGGTCAGGAATGCCAGTCAATTTCTAGTGAGTGATCATCGAACTCCCTGACCATTCCTTAGGTCTGAACATGGCTCCCTCTCTTTCAGGATTCTGGATTTCCGACGGGTGCCACCAACAGTGGGAAGGCTAGTCAATGTCACCAAGGAAATCCTGGAGGTCACCAAGAATGAAATCCTGCAGAgcgttttctttgtctctccagGTAGAATACCGGCCAAAGCAATATTCTGGGTCTAAGAACACGGTAGGCCGATGTGGCCACTGTTACATTCAGCAGTGGGCTGACCTCCTGCCAGTAGCACCATCCATTAGAGGGATGGGTGTATGCTGCCCTCAGATACTCCCGCCCTGGTCCACCTGAGCATCACACAAGATGAACAGGGGATGGGTAAAGTTTGTACATGAGAAGCTAACTAGTCTGTGTGGGCACTGAACTATGATGCTGGCCTCAGTGAGATCAGATGTTATCCATTCAAAGAGCATTCTAATCATATGGATAGGATGCAATGAGGCTGGGTCCCCCACGCTGTCTCTGCTCCGAGACATTTGAAAATTGGCATCCAGGATACTCAGTTGAGTAGCATTCATGAGCCCCGACATCTGGAAAAGGCAgtgttttcttcttctgccttttcCCAAGCTGTGAGTTCAGGGTTTCCCTTCCCTTTGAGTGGACTTCCTGAGGGTGGGAAGACGGCATGCCTCCAAAGCCCTTCTCTtactcctcctctcttctcctccctcctctagCCAGCAACGTGTGCTTCTTTGCCAAGTGTCCATACATGTGCAAGACTGAATACGCTGTCTGTGGCAACCCACACATGCTAGAGGGTTCCCTCTCCGCGTACCTGCCATCTCTCAACCTGGCCCCCAGGCTGTCTGTGCCCAACCCGTGGATCCGCTCCTACTCACTGGCAGGAAAAGAGGAGTGAGTTGGCCCCCTGGCCACAATGCCATGCCCACAGTCTTGCAGTACCAAGGACTTGTGGCTAGCCTGGCTTTTGGACCCAAAAGCTGCCTCAGTCTTCTTTGTGTCATCTCCTATCGATCCTGGGATCAGctgtgtctcttctctccctttaCTTCATTTATTCAGTTATAAAGAGCCTACTATGTACCCAATGCTAGGTGCTAGGGGATACAGAAATGAAAGACACAGGTTCTCCCCTCAAGAAGCTCCATGACCTAGTAGGACGGACAGACAGGTAGCCAGGTTATGAAAACACAGTGCAACACTTGCCGTAACAGAGAAACCCACGAGGAGCCTGCAGGGAGACCCGGTTCACCTAAGCCCTGTGACGCCAAGGACTTCATAGTTATATCCCCAGGGCCTTCCACACtccctagcacatagtaggtattcagttAGTGTTAGTTGACTGAATAGGCTCATGAATCCAGCCACCCAAATCGTGGTGGAAAGAGAAGTAATCCGGGAAGGATTTCTGGAGACGTGACAGATCTTGAGAGACCCGTGCAGGCTGAGTAAGAGCCCATCAGATGAAAAGGGACACGGgggcatcccaggcagaggagcACGTGTAAAAGAGAAATGACACAGAATGGCTCGTAGGGAGACCTCAAATGGCTCAGAACCGGAGGGCCAGGGTCCGAGGCTCGGTGCGAGGAGCTGCAGAGGAAGCAGGGGAGGGAAACGCAGCCAGCCTTTCCCCTGCGGCCATCATCTCCCTTCCCGCATAGTATCACCGCCCAGCAGAGTGGAGGCTCAGGACCTGCTCACCACATGGCATCTGCACCCTCCCATGTCTTTGCCCAGGATCCTCCTGAATGCCCCCAACGACCACCTGCGTGCCGAGCAGCTGCCACCAGCCCAGGGCAGGATCAGGGAGGCAGGgacttggggggaggggaaggtgtgAGGAGGGCCCCCAACACCTTGCCATCTTGGCTTTTCCAGCCCCAGGACTTCTTCTCCCCCTCAGGTGGGAGGTCAATCCACTTTACTGTGACACAGTGAAACAGATCTACCCGTACAATAGCAGCAACCGGCTCCTCAACATCATCGACATGGCCATCTTCGACTTCTTGATAGGTAGGTCCCCATGCTCAGGGCATCTGGCACGAGTGGGCTCTACTGTTGGGCTGGGATtctctgtgaacttgggcaacAAGTTACAGCCTGGACTACGAGGACAGAATAACCCCGCACCTGCCACAGCCTTAGAAGTGATGGAGGTCCCAGAGGACAGAAGTTAACATGCTCCCCTCCTAGGAGGGGACATCACTCAGGCAGACAACCCTGCGGCAAGGCCCAGGCAGGCGTCGGATTTGAAGTTATTTGTTCCCTTGACCAAGTGAGAGGGAaaccagggaggaagggaggagggagcacaGTAAGTGTGGAGCAGCAGGAGGGCCCAGAGAAGGGACTGGTCAGCCCTTCTTCAAGTCCCTCGGGGACCAGGGAAAGCTAGGGACAGAGCAGATAGTTACAAAGGCAGCCGTCATACACGCTTAGATCTGAAGTCAGACAGCACCCACCCCAGCGCACTCATGCCCCCCAAGAAGTTAACCTGTGTCCTTACTGTACCCGGGCCTCGGCTGAGGAGCTCTGGTCAGGAAAGTCCACCCTGATGCGGTGTATTGGAACCcctggccaggggctgggagtggggctAGAGTGAGTCTTAGATTTGAAAACAGGCCATAGTAGTTTGTTTGCTTACTtaccttccttctccctctgcaaCTTCACTAATAACCCTGGGGAATTGACAGCCTGTGACCCTGGGTTCAGACTCATCTCTGAATAGGCCTTCGTGCCCCAGAGAGAACTCAAACGTCGGGAGTATCCATCCCCTGGCCTACGGGCCTTAGCGCCAATGTCTCTTCTCCTTGACAGGAAACATGGACCGTCACCATTATGAGATGTTCACCAAATTTGGGGATGATGGGTTCCTTATTCACCTTGACAATGCCAGAGGGTAAGTGACCCCAcactctcctctcccagccctaCTCCTTGTGCAGCTGCTCAGGGGAAACCAGAGGCCCCTAGAGTGAGGGGCCTCCACGTTCTATCTCCTAACCCTACTtgttccatttcctttttctcttgctctttgcTAAGTACCACTTGATTCTCCTCTACCCTAAGAGAACTAGTCAAACAGACTGAAGTTTTCCACTTTTACTAGATGGTTCACTCCTGGAAACACAGCACATAGCTCACCCTCAGTGgttggtaaatgaatgaatgaatgattgcttGGTTTTAACATCTTTGGACAGACCCTTTTGTAAGCTGGTTGAGGAGTAGGGCTGGACAGGCAGCTGCCATGCTCCCTGGCACTTACTCCAAGCTGTGATTCAATGAAAGGCTGaggtagagaagagagagaaaaaacggTGAGGAGGAAGAGGCTCCTTGCCACCCTTGAAAGCCTGTTTCTCTCCTAGGTTTGGACGACACTCCCATGACGAAATGTCCATCCTCGCACCGCTCTCCCAGTGCTGCAGGTAAGCTTTCAGTTCCAGCACAGGTCACAATTGTGACACTTCATCCTGCTCACAGCCAAGCTCTGAAGgttttattcagttttcactGGCCTTGGACGTAGCAGGGTGGAATGACAGGAATTAGATCATTTCTTATACTACAAGGACAGAATTTTCCCCAGCAACATCTCAGACTCTTTCATCCTTCAGCACAGGATGACTTAGGATTTATTCTCTAACCCGCTCAGATAATCACCTATTTTTGCAAAGCCTGACAGTCTTTGATATGCCTAAGCAAACCTCTGCTTCACCCAGCACCCTTATAAGCTCATAAATACTACTGCATCATCACCATCGAAGCAAAATCCTGATAAAAGTCCCATAAACCTGCATCAGATTGAAAGGAAGTACTTAGATTTGGGCCTGGCCGCCACTTCTCTAGAGAATCTCTAACCTGCTTCCACCCGGTGTTCCAGCCAGGCTTGGAAAACTGGCCAGCTGCTCAGCTGCAGGACGTGATTCACATCTAGCAAAACCACCTCATTCGTTTCCCACTGGAAAACTCAGAGCAGAGCCTCCATTTCCTTTATCTACATCTTAGGTTAACTTAAACACGCTTCCCTCTTtgcctcccttcctctcatcCTGAGTAGAACAGGCAGTAGTTATGACAAAAGTCAGACAATTAAGCTGCTCACAGATCTAAGTCCAAGTCAGATTCCCACAGAAAAATCAAAATCCTCAAGTGAAGACTGTCCCACCCATTTCCATCCCTCTAACTTGAGAATGTGACACAGAGAAATGTTACAAAGTTGGCAAGAAACAACTTGGAAGCTGACAGTTTCTACAACTTTTGAGATGGCAAACATGGTCCTCATTTCACTTACCAGAAACTTCCCTCATTAGCTTTAAAAGTCATTATCACTTCTGTTTTGATTCCCTGAGCAATGTCAGATGCAGCCGGGTCCAGCATCACTACTGTGTGACACGACAATGATTAGAGTACAAATGGCTCGGTAGGTCCTTGACCAAAAGGCAACTGGGCAAAGGACTGCAAAATAGTGGATGTCATCTTTTGTTCATGCCCTTTTTACCCGGTTTTCATTAAAACGTGCTTAAGAAGGCACTGGAGGTGGTCTCAGAACATCAGCTAGAATAGCTGTCCGGGTAAAGCAGCAAGTTCAGGCAagttattttctttacatttactTATTTGGTTCCTATGACTTTGTCCTTccaggataaaaaagaaaacactttcgCACCTGCAGCTGCTGACACAAGCCAACTACAGACTCAGTGATGTGATGCGGGAGTCACTGCTAGAAGATCAGCTCACCCCCGTCCTCACAGAGCCCCACCTCCTTGCCCTGGATCGGAGACTCCAAATCATCCTGAAGACAGTGGAGGAGTGCATAGAGGTCCATGGAGAGCACAGTGTCATAGCCAGCGGCCCAGCAGAACAGTCGGCCCCAGACTCTGGCCAGGCCAACTTGACAAGCTAGGGGCTGGACAAGTCAAATTTCAGAAACTACACCTGGAGCCGGCAGGGGACTCTGGAGTGTGGACCTCACGCTCACATCCTCCATCAATGCTAGAGGTTCTGGGTCATGAGCTCAGAAAGCAGATAGGGACACTGGGATGATTCTAAAAGAGCAAAAGAAGTGGGATCCACCGAACTTTCTTCCTTGGTGCACTGCTTGGACTGCCTTGGCTCCCTCTTTCCAAGAAAGGACTGTTTCATCAACAACACAGAACACCTCCTGAGCCCACTGGGAAATCTGGATGTGGGTCAGGTTCGGAAGGTCTGAAAGCCCTGCTCCTAGGAGAGTATTAActctaacaaataaaataaaaggacatCAAGTGGATACCCAACTGACCTCCGCATCCTTATTATATCTACAAGGATAATTCCCAGTCCAGCTAAACAGCTGGCACATTGCTAGCAGACAAAACATCTACCGATGGTAACTGTCCAACCGGGTCAAAGTAGACCTCACACTTTCTACTTACATTCCAGTCACTGTAGCCCAATCTGAATACAATAATCCCTACCAACTGGTCCTAAAGTACTTTCTCAGAAATAGTATTACAAGACGTAAAAATAATATAAGGATTCGCTCAAAATATCAGAAAAGGGATGTTTTCATCGGAGAGTATTTAATATCAATTGAAATAACATCAAGTATGTCAAGAGTAGCATCCAGTAACAACAGAAGGGGTTTCAATGAAGGGAAAACAAGGGTGGTCTTGAAGGTGGGATAGCGTGTAAACAGGCCCAGCAGGTGCATGAGCCTAGATTAAGGCAGGAGAAAGCCAGGGCTTACCATAGCCCACTGCTCACAAGCCTCTTTCCCGTAAGACCCCAGAAATTGCCCCACGTTCCCCCAACAAAAGCAGGAGGCCATCTAGAAAGGTCTGACACTCTGGACAacgccccccctccccctcccgccgCCAGCTGCTTGCTCAAGAAGGACTAAAGTTTACTTTCTCAGCCTCCCTTAAAAGTGGACATATCAGGGATTCCATCTCCTCAACCGTCTCCCAACTGACTTCCTGACATTAAACTCCTTTAATAGGAGACTTTGTTTCTTATCCCATAATTCATGACTGAAAACACAAATGACAGAAATGTACTCATACTATGCAGTGATTGAGTCAGTCAACAATTAAAAATTCCTCATTTCATCAGATCAACTTTCCTGATAAAGGCCAGAGGCCAGAGGGCGGTAGAAAAAAGCTGTCACTAAAGAAGGTACAAGGTCAAGAACTAGAGATGTCATCCAAGAGTTTCGCACTGTGTCCAAAGACAGCCTCAATAGGTTCAACAAGGGGTGCCACCCTGGCACCCCACATTATTGGGACAGTGCCCCTGAACCTTATGTCTCCATGACAGTGACATCACTATCATTCACTGAGCTCTTACCATGTGCAAGATTATACACACAGGTTGCCAATCCTCCTGAACACAGATAAACTCCCCCACATCCGATGTAAGGCTCAGAAAACCTAACTACAATTACACAACTGAAGGATTCAAACCTACTGCAAAGTGTTCTTTCCACGGTAACACAAAAACTCAATAGTATCTCaaccaatttatttttcttatatttgtttgCTTAAAAGAAATCAACTCCTTTAAAGAGAAAACTTAATCAGAGACTTCTGTTACAAAGGTGACTCTACCACAGCTCAGGGCTTCCCAAGTCATGAACTGATTCTCCTCTTTCAGACCAGGATTTCCCTTTGGAGGACGGACTCGGTAATTACACACagaggaatgggagaaaaatattcagGCAAAGGCATTCAAAGAATAGCACAAATCAGTCTGGGACTTGCGAATTGCAGAGCCTCAGGAAGGTGAGTTACAGCTCCATCTCAAACCCAGCTATTTCCAGGACAACAGACTGGTTTTCAAATGGCCTAGTAATAAAAATGTTGCTGTATTTTACAAACAGAGAGTAACAGAACTGAGTCTGACCACAATATGTGGAGTACCTAGATACCTAACTATTCATTTTAATATTCCATTAACTTTTCACTAATAACAAAATTAAGACtctatcatttgttgaaaataccaGAAAACAAGATTCCACTCTTAGAACTATCAAGTTCTTCCAACGTTTTCATTTTGGGCCACTGTTAAACTTCCCATCACGTAAAAATTCTCCTGTCTCCATGTAAGAACTTTTCACGTTACTACAGACAGCAAACTAAACACTGAAAGGGAACTGTATGGTACTCGAGTTTGTGAATGGGGTTTAGAGGAAATCCTTTTAGCCTTCTCAAAGGTGAGGACGACAAGTCGAGTTGAAGACTAAAAAATACAGTTGATTCTCTTATTTGTGATAGTTTTATAAAGTCACCACGGACACTGAATTAGCGGATACTGAAGCGTTTGTTCCTAGAGGAAATACAGAGTTaagttcctgtgagcctctggttaCATTTTTGTTAACCAACTAATACATAATCTTGCTTCATGCATGAAGGTGtgttaaagacaccttatttaatatgtattgttaaTTCAATAACATTGAACTCCTGGGCAAACAGTACTGTAACTCACACCTGAAAGAAGCTGATCAGATACACTTATTTTCCCCATAAGGCAGACCACAGCCTTCTTGCCCGTAGGAACCCTAGCGAATACTTCAGCACTACATTTGAGGGCCATTttaacagtgaaatcaccaacaaacagcacaaaaatgcaaaaagtggCACTAAAGAGACCATGAAGAGGACATCTGATTACAGTATGAGAGCCAAAAGAAGGCAAAGCATTCGAACTCAGCTGGGCACAGAGAATTTGAAGACTCAAATTCTTCACCACTCCACTCGTCACAGAACAACTGTGAGAGGGCTGCAAAtgttgattttggggttacaaatttGCAAACACAGCACCCGTGATTAATGAGGATCACTGCAACTCATTTTGAAATTAACAAAGATGGTAAAAAAGCTCTCCATCTAGTGGTGACTTTTAAAATCACAAAGCCACTGAAGTCACAGCTCTGAACTTAGgtcaataaacaaattttaactTTGTATGTACACAACAACACTGATTTCTATTTAAAGCTCCAGAGGGTAAGAAGGGAGAGATTTAGGATTCCCCCTTTTAACTCTCCTATCAATAGCCTTTACTGAGAGCTATTTTGAGAGAGACTTTGGGGGACATATTAAAGGGTGATGTAGTCATTGCTTCTCAATAATTGTTTTAGCTCATCTAGAAATACACTGCCAGGGccttaaaaaaatactaagaaGGTTCAGCTATTAATCTGTGGTTGGAGATAAAGCAATATTAAGAAAACCGAGAGAGGGcaggccccatggcacagtggttaagttcagcatgctccacttaaGCAGCccagatttgcaggttcagatcctacactgcttgtcagccatgctgtggctgcgacccacaaataaagtggaggaagacttgTACATGctacctcagggctaatcctcctcaaaaaaaaaaaaaaaagaaaaagcaacaggAGATTCAATAGAGCATGGCTGAAATCAATGACTGGaggaaataaaaccattttttaaaaaaaggaaagaaataaaactgacatCATGCTACTTCaagtttaaaatgtcaatatttaagTCATGAAGAAACAAAAAACGATTCTATATGAGGAAATGTTTTAGAGGGAGAATTAAACTATAAGCAGTACAGTCAAGAGTaactaaagaaacaaaattttcttcAGTTATATTCTGTTGTGACTCTAAAGGTTCCAACTCTGATGGGTTGAGGGAAGACTACTGAATGTGTGGACAAGGTGCATGTGTTATCAAGCAGCACAAATTAAAGAATGCTCTAGAATACAACATATCTTCAACTTCATTGGATGTAAAGAAATTAATACCAATACACTAATGAGTACAACTTAATTATTTCACTGCTCAGAAATGAGGAACATCAGAAATAAGActttatatacacaaaatatacaaGCATACCTAAATATCCAAATGCATCTGTTAAACTTAAACCAAAGAATATGGTGACAAAGAAATGATGTTCCCCCGTTAAGCCTGGGAAAGTTCCAAGGCCAGTGAACCAGTTTGTcttcaataaaaaggaaatctttgccttttgatttaATCTTTTCCTCCCATTACTCAGTAAACAGATCTGCCACATCTCAATTACCCTTTAAGCAAGGTTTTCAGATTCATTCTTCAACAAACCAGCAtggaaaacactgaaaacaaacattttactCTTGCAAAATACTGATCCTATAATTcactttctattttcattcttgcCCACCAGATTATGAGATTCTgggggagaggaaaaaggagagaaagaaaggagaaagggaaaaaaaactgattcatttaagaatttaaattaattttttttattacttgacCTACCGTTAAGACAATctataacaaaaagaatagagTATATTAGCACACAGAGTATAATCAGACTAGTAACCAGGAAACAACACAAAATGGTCCTTTGGCCATCTATACTTTCTAGAGCAACAGATCTCAAAAATTCACTTACCAAGCCCAGAAATAATGACTTCTAAAGCTATGGATATCAACTCAGACAAATTACGCCAATCGTGATTTCTCACATATACTCAGATTGCACAAAGATAAAGCTTTAAAtgtggtaatttttaaatttagacttAAAATTTCTTAGATTAAAAACTACAAAAGGGAGTAAACAGCAAGCCAAATGATTTAAGAGGAAAACTCATTTAGAAAGCATTATATGTATCTAAATATACAAGAACatgattatatacatatatgaaactGTGCAAATTTATGGCAttctaaataattcatttagGTACAGTTTGGCATTTAAACAAAGATCAAATCAAGCTTTAAGCTAACGAGaacataatttttaactttttaaatataaaaaggtaGCTAAACACAAAATACAGATCAGAAAACCCTCATCTAATgtagattttgaaaaataaaaaatttgtaatAAGGTGGCTTTCTATCCCACACTATAATGTAAATAAAACCTCTTTCCCAGATTTATACTTCAAAGTTAGTAACAACCTAAAAACTGTTCATAtctatgaaaagaaaacctaccaTGACCAATTTAAATTGCCTGGGAAAGAGTAGGAGACGGGATTAATAATGAGTGCCAATTGCACACAGATGGAAAAATGCTTGCAGTCACTCCCAAGTATAACTCTACCTTATATATAAaccacaatgaaaagaaaagtgcCCAGATTATGGAACTGTgaaattttgcttaaaaaaataataaaaataaatggttgGGTATCATTGGTGCACATGGAATAATGTAACACATAAGGTTGATAAGGCtggaaaatactgaaatacaGTTAAGACTCAAAACacaagtttactttaaaaaaacaaaaaagtttgccagagaaataaatgcttgataGGAAAGCGGAACTTTCAGCAGGATGGCCTTTTAGACCAATTTGAAACAACACAGACACATCCTACCCTACCTCCTGCAGCACACCGTAAGTTCTAGCTGATGtacaaaggagggaaaaaagttaaaccgaagtaaaaaaaaaaaaacccctcaaatcTCATGCCCCAATGAATTTAGTGGGGCAAAGTTCCCAACACTGAACTTTGTCCACCGGGCATTTCTCCCTTTAGCAACATCACCTCCATCTTTCTGTTAGGACATTTGTTCCATCTATTCTATCTATCCCCAGCACATCCAATCTCCTTGATCAGTATTTAATGAGCACAGATTATCCTGCAGTCAACTGAAAGATGCACATTAACCAAAAGCTCCAAGTTAACAATCAAGAGTGTACACCTCAAATTCTCGTTCTCAATTCAGCATCTATAGTCAATATTTGGCACTAGCTGGATAAATAAAGGTCTACTCAGAATTTGTGAGCTGAGGCAGATGCAGTTAAATCATAATCCAATATTTGCAGCCTATGATTTTGGTTTCAAAAGGCAGGTGTAGATAGCCACACCTAAACATTATTTTAGAATTGGAGAGGGAACATTAACAACATGATATAAACAAAACCAGGCAAATTTGCTCAACAATTctagttgaaaagaaaaaactgaacagaTCATATCCACCTGATAATTAGCAAAAATGGGCATTTTTCCACCTTTCAACTAGTTTAAACACAGGCAGATGTCTTTCTACTATACTAAGATTTTTCtacatccatttttttctaatcCTTAGAGCTTAATGAGAAACCATTTATTCTATAAAGAAATACAGCACATATGGCCACAGTCTGAAATATGCTTATGATAACTGGGAAATTATGTCACTTAAGAAAAATCTTGCACTGTTACATCATTACTCTATGGTAATTCGTTTGGTGCAGGGATCTgccctcaccaaaaagcatggCACGCATGGCCCTGGCTGAACACTAACACTGCACAAAGAGAAGCAGTAACAGCAAAGTCTCCAGAGaactctttctatttatttaactGTGTATGAGCATTTAGTTAATGCTCCAAATTAAAAACGGTGCAATAAAAGCAACTTTTAATATAAACAGACAAGAAGCTGCGATGCCAGTGGCCACGTGGCGctgcaaatagagaaaataaagcagt
It includes:
- the FAM20A gene encoding pseudokinase FAM20A, whose amino-acid sequence is MPVLRRDRLLTLLLLGALLSADLYFHLWPQVQRQLRPREQPRGCPCAGRASSPAPAPAAASSDPRTAAHNFSRAGPPAEQDGGGRSGPGSKLQALFAHPLYNVPEEPPLLGPEDSLLASQEALRYYRRKVARWNRRQRMYKEQLNLTSFDPPLQLRLEASWVQFHLGINRHGLYSRSSPVVSKLLHDMSRFPTISADYSQDEKALLGACDCTQIVKPSGVHLKLVLRFSDFGKAMFKPMRQQRDEETPEDFFYFIDFQRHNAEIAAFHLDRILDFRRVPPTVGRLVNVTKEILEVTKNEILQSVFFVSPASNVCFFAKCPYMCKTEYAVCGNPHMLEGSLSAYLPSLNLAPRLSVPNPWIRSYSLAGKEEWEVNPLYCDTVKQIYPYNSSNRLLNIIDMAIFDFLIGNMDRHHYEMFTKFGDDGFLIHLDNARGFGRHSHDEMSILAPLSQCCRIKKKTLSHLQLLTQANYRLSDVMRESLLEDQLTPVLTEPHLLALDRRLQIILKTVEECIEVHGEHSVIASGPAEQSAPDSGQANLTS